One genomic segment of Bradyrhizobium diazoefficiens includes these proteins:
- a CDS encoding helix-turn-helix domain-containing protein: MDLRQVFAANLRRFRHAKGLSQEDLAYEAGVNRTYMSKLEKGGTFVGLEIIGKLAKVLDVEAAEFLKPPPKKARKK, translated from the coding sequence ATGGACCTCCGCCAAGTCTTTGCTGCGAACTTGCGCCGCTTTCGGCACGCCAAAGGGCTGTCCCAGGAGGATTTGGCCTATGAGGCCGGCGTGAACCGGACCTACATGAGCAAGCTGGAAAAGGGTGGGACGTTCGTAGGCCTGGAAATAATCGGAAAGCTGGCAAAGGTACTGGACGTCGAGGCTGCCGAGTTTCTGAAGCCGCCTCCCAAGAAGGCGCGGAAAAAGTAG